The nucleotide window TGTTAACCACAGCCAACCTGTCACCAACGCCAACCACAGGTGTCGAAGTGGGATTTCCATCAACAGTTCTGAAATCGAGAGTGTTAAAGACAATCGTTGAATAGTTTCCAGCCGCTACATATCTCCCGTTCAATTCTGCATAATAATGCCCATTACTCTTCGCTACCCACAACCGATACAAGGAAATATCCGAACCCTTCGCCGTCACATTAAGCTGCTGATTCGCGTAACTCAGCTCCATGCCTGCATTCATCTGCTTAAGATGCATCGCATTCGCATCCTTCACGGCAGCGTCATGCCACAAATACACGTTCGTAAACAAAAACATCAAAATAATTATGAACAGTATCGAACCAATAACTTCAGCAGTGCCCCTGCGATCAGCAAGGAACCTTAGTTTAAACATTCCCTTACGGCGCATAGTAGTGACTCACCTCAAAACTTGAACTCCTCATCGTAACAACCTTAAAAGTGTACGTTTGCCCACTCACAAACTGCTTAGGCGCCTCCCAACTGCACAGAAACGTAGCTGACTTCCCAGCCTCAACGGTCTGCTCATTAAAGTTAATTGTACCCCCGTTACTGCCTGCATCATCTTTAACGTTAATTAACGGTGAACCGTTAACGAAAATAGTGGCAACCTCAAAATCCACGTCAGTGCCCAAGTTCGCCCGCGTTCCAGCATTATACACTGTAATCTGCACCGCATGCTCATCCCTTATCCATATGTCCTCAACCGTGAGGTGCTCCAGAACTGAGCCACCCACGCCTGCCTGGTAAGTCTGCGAGTAAAAAGCCACATACCCAAACAGTATGCTCATCCCTATCATAACAACCATAATCATCAAAATCGTAGAAACAACCGTGGAAAGCCCACGCCTACTCCTACCAAACCCTCGCAACACCATCCTCTTTCAACCTCCCATCCAATTCGGCGGAATCGTAAAAAAGAACAGCACGTACCCCACCACACTAAGAATAATCGCGTGTTTTAACCCGCCAGCCACACGGCGCTCGCCAAGTTTGCCAGCCATCAACCCGCCCGTCACCGCAGACACAAGCATATCTCGGTAAAAGAAATCTTTAAACCCGCTGATGCTGCCGATGGAAACTTGATTCATAATCTGCGGTGCGCCTTGCATGGGAGCAAAAAACGACTGCACCAGCAGAATCGACGTTACGATGAACACAAAGAACGCTGCGTAAACAATAACCACGTAAGGTTTCATCTGAGCGCTGGTTTCCTTATCGATCTCCTTCATTTCCTCCATGAAGCCAGATGTGGCAGTGAACACTTTCTTTATGGTGCCTCCTGAGCGGCTGGCTTCTAAAACCAAGGCGCAGAACCGATTTACAATCGGCGAATTAATGTTTTCTTTAAAGTTAGTCAAAGCATCCTCAAACGATGTTCCCCATGACATCTGAACCGTAATCTTACGCACCTCATCAGCCAAGGGACGCCCGACCATGCGGTTATCTACGACTTTCTCAAATGCTTTAATCAGCGTCAAGCCAGTCTCCTGTGACTCGGCTACTCCGCGCACCAGCAGCGGCATCTGGTCTTCGATAGCTTCAAGCCACCGCTGATTCTCATAATCCAAAATCGCAGAGGGAATAATAACTGCTAAGATTGAAAAGAAGAACAATTCATTAGCGTAAACAATCGTGTCAGGCCACAGGATAAACAGCAAAAGCACTGTTGCAAGAACGGCAACCACCGAAGTAGCCGCAACAATCTTTCTGGTTTTTAGTGAAATCTTGCGCATTTTTTGTTTACCTCGGTGGAGTCATTGAGTCAACCAGCAGTATCATCATGCCTACGCCAGCGGGTGTAACGACAAAAGTTAGAAGTGTTAAAACAACTTCGGGGTCTAAGTTGCCCATCATGGCGGCGCCGCCGCCTAAAAATGACATTATCGTTAGCATGACTACAAGGGCCAGTGGCAGGGCAATCATGAAGCTGACGTAAACCTCTGCCATGCCGCCTAAGGATTCTAAGAAGCTCTTCATGGAAGACATGCGGGCTTTCTTGAATTTGTCTGATTCATCACGCAAATACGATGCTAAGTCGCCGCCCATGTGTGAGGTAGTGACTACTCCGTCAAGTAAGGCGGCAAAGCGTTTAGAAGGGGAACGCTTGGAAGCATTTTTTAATGCGCCGTTGAGGTCTAAGCCTAACAGTTCGATGTCGCCGATGGTTCTTCGCATTTCGGCGCCTACGCCGAATTCGTCTCCTACGTTTGCTAGTGACCTGAAGATTCGTTCGGGAGGCATTCCTGAGCTTGCAAGAACTGCCATAAAGTTGGCGGTTAGAGGTAGGTTTGCATCTATTTTTCTTGCTCTTGAGGATATGGCAAGTGAAGGGTACAGTATGCATGTGACTGCTGCAAGCATGGCCGAGATGAATCCTGTAAAAATCGACAGCACTATTGCTGAGAGAATGGGAAGGGCTATGGATGAAAATAGTAAGCTCAATACTAATGTTATGACGCCTGCTAGGAGCGAGGCGAATGCAATTAGTCCGATGTATGCTTGGAAGGTGATTTTGATACTGGCTTTAGCTAATTTTTCTCTGAGGTTCTCTAGTTTTGAGGTAAAAAAGTAAGGAACGTGGTTTGATAAGGTGAGAAATAGTGCCAGTAGTTGCTTATTCATCCTTCGCTACCTCTTGTAGGATGCGATTAGGATTCTCAAGGTAGGACCTGATTATGTTGGAGACGTCTCGGTAGTTGCGCACGTTCTTTTTAACCATCCACTCGATTACTTTGGCTCTTCTTTGCAGTTCTTCGGTTGCTTCCTCGGTTGTTACGCCTTTCTTTTCAGCGATTTTTTCTAGGATGTAGCTTCTTCCAGTGTAATCGAAGGTGTCGTTGGTTGGGTTCCATCGGTAGACTTCGTTTGTTAGGATTTCGCCTGAGCGTGGGTCAAGGCCAACGATTTCTGATGTGGCGACTGTTTTTCTGACTGGTTTGCCTGCGGTTTCTACTCGTTTTTGGACGAGGATGATGTCGATGCCTGCGATGAGTGTTCGTGGGATGTTCATGGGTGCTGATTCTAGTCTGTACACGGTGGATTCTACTGATTCTGCGTGGACGGTGGACATGCCTAGGTGTCCTGTGCTGACGGCTTGGAATAGTGTGTAGGCTTCGGCGCCTCTGATTTCGCCTACGATGATGTAGTCTGGTCTTTGTCTTAACGAAGCCTTAAGCAGGTCAAAGAGTGTTACGTCTGCGGTTTCTGTTGATAGTCCGAAGTGTGTTCGGGTTGCTGCTGGAATCCAGTTTTCGTGTGGTAGGTTCAGTTCGGGTGTGTCTTCGATTGATACGACTTTTAGGTCTGGTTTGATGAACATGCTTAAGCAGTTTAGTAGTGTGGTTTTGCCTGCGGCGATTCCTCCTGCTACGAGTATGGATACGCGGTTTTCTACGGCGTACCAGAAGAAGGCTGCCATTTCTGGTGAGAGGCTTTCGAATTTGACTAGGTCTGTGACTGTGAAGGGGTCGAGTTTGAATTTTCTTATGGTGAAGGTTGAGCCTTTGCGTGTGACTTCGCTGCCGTAGGTTAGGTTGATTCTGCTGCCGTCGGGTAGGCTTGCGTCGAGTAGTGGTTGGGCTATTGATACGTGGCTTCCGCACATGTAGGCTAATCGTAGGGCGAATGAGTCTAGTTCTTCGGCTGTGTCGAATTTTATGTTTGTTGGGATTGATTCGAATTTGCGGTGCCAAATGTACAGTGGTACGTTGACTCCGTCGCAGGAGATGTCTTCGATTAGTTGGTCGCCCATGAGGGCGTCGATTTTTCCAAAGCCGATGTTGTCCCTTAGGATGAAGTAGATTAGTTTTTTTCTAGTTTCAGCATCCAGTTTGAAGGCGTATTGGTCAAAGATTTCGTTGCATCTTTGCACTAGGTAGTCGGATGCTGCTTTTTTGGTTTGTAATTCGGTTAATTTTAATTCTAAAACTTCGTTTAGGATGCCTTTTAGGCGCTTGAGATTCACAATATCTGTTGGGGAAAGTGTGGGTTCTACTACTGTGTAGGTTACGTTTCCTTTTATGAGGTCTCGGACGATGTTTATGTAACTGAAGGGAGGATTAATCGGGTAAGTCTCTAAGATTTCTACGTCAGCAGGCAACAAAGCCTCGGGTTCCAGCATTGCTACTGCTGGCTGCTCTTGAGGTTTAGTCTTGGGCTTTTTGAGCCTAAAAGATCTACTTTTTTCAGGTTCTGCGTTTTGCGGAGTTTCCTCCGTTACGACAACCTGTTTTTTCTTGCCGAACAGACTTCTCATGTTACTCCTCTTTGGTATCACTTAATCCCCTCTCAAATTAGCGGTAGCATATATGTTCTTTTCTAAATTTTTAAATAAAAAGGAAAAAAGATGACTGATTTGTTTCAGCGATTCACTCTTATGGAGTTGGTGTTGGAGTTGGTGTTGGAGTTGGTGTTGGAGTTGGTGTTGGAGTTGGTGCTGGAACTACTTTTGATATTTCGCTGTATGTTCCGCTTTCGGTGGTAATTTTGATGGTTATCATGTCACCAACGGTATATGGACCATTTGCGCCGAGAGGAATTCCTTCAGTAGCACCAGTGTCTACGGGTTTGTTAAGCTCGTCTCCGATTTGTACACCCTCAATGTACACATAGTCGAGTGTAACAACACCGTCACCAACGTTCTGAACATATACAGTAGTCACATCGCTGTTTGCAACATCGAAAACAACGCTTTGTATTTGTATTGCTTGACCTGTCTTAGCGGTTTGGAATCCCATGTACCCCATAACCCAAGCGTATGCAACTAAAGATGCAACGACTGCAACAGCTATCATTAATAGCACTGAAATGACTGGTGAGATCGCTTTAACATTTTTGCGGATGTTTCTAAATTTCATATTTTTTTGCTCTCCTTTCTCATTTATTATGTATTGCCTTTTGATACTAAGGTAGAAGCGGTTGCTTAAAAAGGCATATGCAGAAATTCTCTATCCAAAACCGATATACTTCATACCAAAAAACAATACAAACAAACCAAAAAACAAGACAAAAAACAACCACCAACCCAAAAAAACCCCACAAAACGCTTAATTCAAATTAACAACACATATAACAAACCACCCACCAAATAACTAAGAGAAACACACATGAAACTAATCAAAACAGGCATCGCAGGCCTAGACGAATTCCTAACAGGCGGACTCCCACCCAGAATCCTACTCCTCACAGGCACACCAGGCTCAGGAAACGAAATCTTCGCCAAACAAATCGCCTACACAAGAGCCAAACAAAACCCCATAACATACTTCACCGTAAACACATCATTCGACAGCATAAGAGAAGACATGAACGCCTACAACTGGGACATAACACCATTAGAAACCAACGGAAACTGGAAATTCAAAACCCTACAAAAAACAAACGACCTCGCACAAACCATAACCGAAGAAATCAAACAAAAAAGAACCATAATCCTCGACTCACTCTCAGAAGTCCTCTTCACACGCAAAACCCAAGAAGCAATAGACCTCCTCACCGAAATGAGCCACCAAAACAAAAACACCGAAAACTTCCACCTACTCCTCCTAACCGAAGGCATGCAAGACCCAAACGCAGAAACAGCCATGCAACACTTCGCCGAAGGCGTCATAAACTTCAACACAACATGGACAACCGACAACACAAAAAGAGACATACTCATCAGAAAACTCAAAGGCTCATTCATCCCAAACCGCAGACTACCCTACTCCATAACCAAAAAAGGCTTCGTCATCGAAACAGCCACAAGAATCTCATAACACACACCCTTTTACATATTTCAAATACAGATTCCAAATTCCGAACCGTTATTACGAAACCCGACATATTCCAACCGATGATATATGCACGTCATACACAACAGCTGGAAAGAACTCGCACACGACTGCATCCTAATCATGCTCGTATGCGGCACAATCGGCATAGCAGTAAAATTCGTAACATTCTTCAACCACTGGGTCTACTTCCCATCATTCCCAAACGTACTAGACTCAACATTCCTAATCATATCAGTCGCATACCTAAGCTGGAGCTCACGCAAACCCAAAAAAACCCAAATCCAATACACCAAAACACAAACCACAAACAACCAAACACCACTCTAAAACACCCTCTCAATAAAACCCCATTATTTCTTAAAACATGCCACCATAGCATAATCTGTAGATTTGAAATACAGATTAGAATTTGGGAAAAATAACACAAACCTTATATTATGTACAATAAACAGTGTATACCGTGTATATTCTCCCTATTGTCCCCACGGGAACGATAGGCATTTATAATCAAACAAGCGTACTCTCTATTTTATGGGCAAAGCGGTCGTACTTATTGATGGCGGCTACCTAGCGAAAGTTTTAGAAGTAAAAGGCAGACCGCCCTTTAACTTTGAAAAGTTCTCAGATTTACTTTGCAGCAGAGCAAGTTGTGAACGAATAAGGACTTATTATTACCACTGCCGACCATACCAAAGTGACCCACCAACACCTGCTGAAAAAACAAAATATTCAGAATTTTCCAAGTTCGAAGCATATCTAAAGAAGATACCCCGACTAGATTTCAGACCTGGAAGACTACAACGTATCGGAACTACCTTTAAACAAAAAGGTGTAGACGTTTGTTTATCAGTTGATTTAGTCAAACTTTCTTGCAAAGGAATTATCGACAAGGCAATATTAATCACTGGAGACAGCGACTTCGTCCCAGCAGTCAACGTTGCGAAAGAAGAAGGCATTGTAACGATTCTTTACTACTCTAAAACCCCTCCAATGTATGTGCATAATGAACTCCTAGACGCATGCGACGAAACTTACGAAATAACTCAAGATATACTTGACCAATCCAAGTAACCCACAGACTTATCTCCCCAAATAGCCAACCAGCAGACGAAATAGACGAAGAAATACCAGAAACTCTAATAAAAAAAAGAAGATTAATTCATCTAGGCTTTACCGTTGCCCCGCTTCTCCACTCCGCAAAATTACCAACATACATACCCCAAAGCCTCAACTTCGGAGACACAACCCGAAGCAACGCTGGACTCGCAATCAAAACAATCGGCAAATTAAGCGCAAACGTAGGCCCCAAAACAACCAACGCCTCAGACGCACTAAACAGTTGAGGCAAAACCGTGTACTGCCAAAGAATATAACTCGTCCCAACAAAAAGACTAAACGCATACACACCTAAAAGAACAAACAGCCCCTTACGCTCACCGTTCTCAGCAGCACCCTTTGGCATAAGCACCCAATTAATCAAATAAATAATCAAAGCCACTACCGACTCAAAAACCCCAAGAAAACCCAAACCCTCCACAAAAGCACCACCGATGAACCCACCAATCATCGAGCCCACCAGCCCGCTCCAACCAAACCAAACAGGAAAAACACCCAACAAAATAATCGGCAAATAAAGAAGAGTAAAATGCGGCAAAGTAACAGACCAAGACAAAAAGAAAAACACAGCATAAAGCGCCGCTGTCATGGCAATTACTGAAGCACGTTTAGCACTACTATGTTTATACATCATCATAGACCAATCCTTTCCAATTCCATGTTACTGTAGCCTCCAAAAAAATAACATAAAAGCCTTCTTACCCGTAATACAAACGTAATACGACACTCTTAGCCACGCCACAGCAACCAACTCAAACGTTATAGGCAAGATGCACCAATAATCACTACACTCGGTTGAGCCATCAAACAGCGATGGTGAGAAAATGAGCGCAACCAACATCGAAAGCAACCAAAAATCCATCTCAAGCCGAACCAAACTGATGGCAATCGGCTTAGTGTTAGCCATCATCGGCTCCCTAATCTGCAGCTCCTACGAAAAAGCCACACTAACAAACTACACAGGCTTCGGCATGCTACTAGCAGGATTAGCCGCCTTCATCATAGGCATATTCGCCACAGCCGCAACATCACTACAAATCCGACTATGCGAACAAGACCCAGAAGCCAAACTCTTCAATCCTAAACTCCTGCTCGCCAGCGTCTGGTCCATAGGCATCGGCTTAGCCCTAACCGTCACCGGCTTTCTGCTAGGTACCCAATGGGCAGAAGGCACCATCCTAAACGACACAGGCTACGCACTGTTGCTATCTGGAGCAGGAGTCTTCATCGTAGGATTAACCGCCATGACCATAACAACAATAAAGGTTCTGCGCTCAGAAAAACCCCAAGCCACACAAATTAAACAACGCATACGACCCAAAAAACCAACCGCCAATTTCTTCCGCACACTCCTAGTCACCTTAGGTCTAATCCTAACCGTCGGCGGCTCCCTACTCGCTAACAGCTACGAAAAAGAAACCTTACTAAACTACGCAGGCTTCGGCATCCTCCTAACTGGAATAACCATCCTAAGCATAGGCATAACCCAAACAATCGTCATGATTTACAGAGAACGCTGGAAACTAAACGAAATCTACTGCGCCGAAAACGAACCACGCGTAGTCCTAGGCAGCATATGGGCAATCGGCATCGGAGCCATGCTAGCCATCAACGGCTCACTAATCGGCAGCTCCTTCGCAAAAACCACCATCCTAAACTACGCAGGCTTCGGCATGCTACTAGCAGGCATAGGCGTCTTCATCTACGGCTTATTCGAAACAGCCAGAATCTCAGCCATGGGCTACATAAACTACAAACGAACCCAAACACTCCAAGAACCATGCACCCCAAGACAGAAAACAAGCCCATCCCAAAAACTCAAAAACTTCGGCAGAAACCTCGTCAAAACAAGCGCCATCCTAAACCTCGCAGGCGTAATGACCGCACTAGGTTTACTCTTCTTTAGCCTCTGGCAACTAGACATCATCGTCTCAGGACCAGTATGGCACCAAAACCCAGACGGAACCGGCTGGTTCTGGCCAGGACCAGGCCCATACGCAAACAACTACTTCCAATGCTTCCTCTGGAAAACCACCATCGGAGAAGCCTACGACACACTATTCATGCTAATCTTCATATCCTTCATCATACTTTTCGCAAGCGCATTCTTCTGGCCAAGAGCCCGCCGACAAGAAAAAATAGAACCACCGACCGAAACCGCAGTTAAAAAAACAGAATAATGGTGAGTCTGTTCCTACTTAGCGATTGCAGAAAACCCCAATTGAAAGGGAGAGGGGCTCTTTCAACCGCTTCACAGGCGCTCCTCACCAACCGACTAGGCGCTTGCACGACTAATAAATTTTAGGGTAAACCAAAAATTGCATGCAAGAACCTATTGACCAACAGATTTTCGGCGCCTCTTTTGCACTAAAAAGCCACCCAAAATTAAAAGAACCACAACCAACGGTATCGACAAAAGCAACCACGAAAATTCTGCTATGGATGAAGACTGCACCTTGAAGACAATTGACACGTTATGCGTACTGAATCGCAGTGTGAACCAAACATAGTAATTGCCGGAGTCCTCAATGTAACCTTGGTCTTGACACAACTCATCGTCTACGAAAACCCTCGCCGATGTCCCAGCCTGTATCAAGCTTTTAGGAATAGTGATATTGCAGAACCCTGCCGTGCCATCTTCGCCAGCCAAAACAAACGACAACATTGCCGTGGATGAAGATTGATTCACTGTAAAGCGGGCACCAGATATTTGCGTAGCACTTATGTTTCCAGTAATGGCAAGGTTAACTGTTGCACCGTCCGCCGTTATCGCTTGAATAGTTGCTGAGCTTTGCGGCGAAGACGAAGACGGAGTCGGCGAAGGCGTTGGCGTGGCAGTTGCCGTTGGAGAGGG belongs to Candidatus Bathyarchaeota archaeon and includes:
- a CDS encoding type II secretion system F family protein — protein: MRKISLKTRKIVAATSVVAVLATVLLLFILWPDTIVYANELFFFSILAVIIPSAILDYENQRWLEAIEDQMPLLVRGVAESQETGLTLIKAFEKVVDNRMVGRPLADEVRKITVQMSWGTSFEDALTNFKENINSPIVNRFCALVLEASRSGGTIKKVFTATSGFMEEMKEIDKETSAQMKPYVVIVYAAFFVFIVTSILLVQSFFAPMQGAPQIMNQVSIGSISGFKDFFYRDMLVSAVTGGLMAGKLGERRVAGGLKHAIILSVVGYVLFFFTIPPNWMGG
- a CDS encoding type II secretion system F family protein produces the protein MNKQLLALFLTLSNHVPYFFTSKLENLREKLAKASIKITFQAYIGLIAFASLLAGVITLVLSLLFSSIALPILSAIVLSIFTGFISAMLAAVTCILYPSLAISSRARKIDANLPLTANFMAVLASSGMPPERIFRSLANVGDEFGVGAEMRRTIGDIELLGLDLNGALKNASKRSPSKRFAALLDGVVTTSHMGGDLASYLRDESDKFKKARMSSMKSFLESLGGMAEVYVSFMIALPLALVVMLTIMSFLGGGAAMMGNLDPEVVLTLLTFVVTPAGVGMMILLVDSMTPPR
- a CDS encoding type II/IV secretion system ATPase subunit, which codes for MRSLFGKKKQVVVTEETPQNAEPEKSRSFRLKKPKTKPQEQPAVAMLEPEALLPADVEILETYPINPPFSYINIVRDLIKGNVTYTVVEPTLSPTDIVNLKRLKGILNEVLELKLTELQTKKAASDYLVQRCNEIFDQYAFKLDAETRKKLIYFILRDNIGFGKIDALMGDQLIEDISCDGVNVPLYIWHRKFESIPTNIKFDTAEELDSFALRLAYMCGSHVSIAQPLLDASLPDGSRINLTYGSEVTRKGSTFTIRKFKLDPFTVTDLVKFESLSPEMAAFFWYAVENRVSILVAGGIAAGKTTLLNCLSMFIKPDLKVVSIEDTPELNLPHENWIPAATRTHFGLSTETADVTLFDLLKASLRQRPDYIIVGEIRGAEAYTLFQAVSTGHLGMSTVHAESVESTVYRLESAPMNIPRTLIAGIDIILVQKRVETAGKPVRKTVATSEIVGLDPRSGEILTNEVYRWNPTNDTFDYTGRSYILEKIAEKKGVTTEEATEELQRRAKVIEWMVKKNVRNYRDVSNIIRSYLENPNRILQEVAKDE
- a CDS encoding RAD55 family ATPase, whose product is MKLIKTGIAGLDEFLTGGLPPRILLLTGTPGSGNEIFAKQIAYTRAKQNPITYFTVNTSFDSIREDMNAYNWDITPLETNGNWKFKTLQKTNDLAQTITEEIKQKRTIILDSLSEVLFTRKTQEAIDLLTEMSHQNKNTENFHLLLLTEGMQDPNAETAMQHFAEGVINFNTTWTTDNTKRDILIRKLKGSFIPNRRLPYSITKKGFVIETATRIS
- a CDS encoding NYN domain-containing protein, coding for MGKAVVLIDGGYLAKVLEVKGRPPFNFEKFSDLLCSRASCERIRTYYYHCRPYQSDPPTPAEKTKYSEFSKFEAYLKKIPRLDFRPGRLQRIGTTFKQKGVDVCLSVDLVKLSCKGIIDKAILITGDSDFVPAVNVAKEEGIVTILYYSKTPPMYVHNELLDACDETYEITQDILDQSK